A single genomic interval of Streptosporangiales bacterium harbors:
- a CDS encoding IS982 family transposase, which produces TGVFTRIAQRLLALTSGIWTNWTTGVVTSKRSLTAYDH; this is translated from the coding sequence ACCGGAGTCTTCACCCGCATCGCCCAGCGACTCCTCGCCCTCACCTCCGGCATCTGGACCAACTGGACCACCGGCGTTGTCACCAGCAAACGATCACTAACCGCCTACGACCACTGA